In a single window of the Cucumis melo cultivar AY chromosome 11, USDA_Cmelo_AY_1.0, whole genome shotgun sequence genome:
- the LOC127151738 gene encoding uncharacterized protein LOC127151738 gives MTLSLVLLPIWPCSIRLFLPHFPRHSFRNIRILHSVSDVEEDIQTQFHSQSQQNEPQNRHPFMVPNVSPPNLCSQGSLSIPIFPPCFKSIDDIWCEIEHKDQQNPHPQHSIDVQQSPCQSRHASGEMTSEGLLVKDGVVQEASSSSSSSSSSSSSSSSMKQELCYVNNNRSMVDVKFGAFVF, from the coding sequence ATGACTCTCTCTCTCGTTTTATTGCCTATTTGGCCCTGTTCAATCAGATTATTTCTACCCCATTTTCCTAGACATTCATTTCGAAACATAAGAATTCTTCATAGTGTAAGTGATGTTGAAGAAGATATTCAAACCCAATTTCACTCACAATCCCAACAAAATGAACCTCAAAATCGTCACCCTTTTATGGTTCCCAATGTTTCTCCACCAAATCTCTGTAGCCAAGGCTCTTTATCAATTCCAATATTCCCACCTTGTTTCAAATCTATCGATGACATTTGGTGTGAGATTGAACATAAAGATCAACAAAACCCACATCCCCAACATTCCATTGATGTTCAGCAAAGTCCTTGCCAAAGTAGACATGCTTCTGGGGAAATGACTTCTGAAGGTTTATTGGTGAAAGATGGAGTTGTTCAAgaagcttcttcttcttcttcttcttcttcttcttcttcttcttcttcttcttcaatgaAACAAGAGCTATGTTATGTGAATAACAACAGATCAATGGTGGACGTGAAATTTGGTGCATTCGTATTTTAG